In Planctomycetota bacterium, the genomic window CCTGCGCGCTGCGGTCATTCGGGATCGCGCAGAGGTCGCGCACGATCGCCGTGGTCTCCTTCGAGCTCGCGGGCTTGGACGCCAGGCGCAGGCCCGAGGCGAGCGACGCGGCGGCCTCCTTGCGGAGCGGGGCCAGGAAGGTCTTCATCGCGCCGCTGTTGCCGGTGGCCAGCGCACTTTCGCCGTCGCTTACCACTTGGCGCAGCGCCTCGCGGGAACCCGCCCAATCCAGCCGCGCGTCGGGCCAGGCGCTCTCCGAGGCATTGAGCGCGTCCATGGCCCGCTTGGCCGAAGCCCAGCGGGCGAAGTCGCGGATGCTCTCCAGCGCCTGCGCCGGTTCGTTGGCCGCCCATGCGTCGAGCCAGCGCTGCCGGATGTTTTCAGCCTCGGCCTGCACCGGCGCCGAGAGGCCGGGGGTCTCCTCAGCGGCGCGGAGCACGGCCAGCTGCCGGTCCATCGCATGCAGGCGCTCGCGGAACATCTCGGAGAAGCTCTTGTCGTCCAGACCTCCCGCCATGGTCTGCATGAGCGCGATCAATTGCTTGGTCTGCTTGCTCTGCTTCGGCTTGTCGTTGTTGAGCGCGGTGCTGAGCCGCTGCAGCATGTTGATGTCCTCGACCAGCTGCTCCTGGGCCACGAAAATCGTCGCCAGCGAGGGGTCGTTGGCGTCGAAGCCGCTGACCGAAAGGGTCTCAATGCGGGCCAGCCCAAGCCGCTCGGACGCCACGGCGCGACGCGCCAGCGAGCGGGCGAAATTGCGCAGCGGCGGCGCGATGGCGTCGACCTTGATCTGCTGCGCGTCGGCCATCCAGCCGATGATCTTCGCCACCCGCGAGAGGGCCAGCGCGGAGGAGACCGGATCCTTCTTCGCCAGCACCGCCAGCAGCGCGCCGGGGATCTTGTCGGAACGGGCGGCGGTGGAGGAGGCCGCCAGGTCGCGCAGCTTGCCCAGCGCCTCCACGGCCTGCGCCAGGGCGCCGAACTTGGCGCAGAGCTTGATCGACTCCTCGCGCGTCTCCGCAGCGGCCAGGCCCCGGACCGCCGCCTCGATCTGGGCCGCGATCTTGTCGCGCGTGTCGTTGTTCCAGTAGGCCGCGTTGCGCAGGGAGCAGAGAGCCGCCGCCGCCTGGTTCGCCGCGGCCACGGTGCCCGCGGTCGATTGGGCGAGGTCGGGAGCGGTGTCCGCCGCGCTCAGGATCGGCAGCAGATCCTTGAGCATCGCTTTGGCCTCATCGCAGGGAGGCGCGATGTCTTGAGTTGAGGACGTCTCCGCGATTCCTGCCAGCAGCCGCGCGAACTCAGGCATGGGATCGGCCTTGGGATCGGGACGCGCGTTCCACTCAGCGGCGAATAGCTCGCCGGCGGGAGTGTCCAGGCGCGGATCCAGGTCGCGACGGATCGACACCATCACCAGGGCCATCGCCGCGGGCGTGGAATCCTTCAGCGGGGCGGTTCCATGCGCCCGGAGAATGGCCGCCGCCATCCGTCGCCACGCCGCCTGTGCCGAAGGTTTCGCCGCCTTGGTGTCCAACTTGTCGGCCTCGCGCACCAGGGCGTCGGCGAGTATGTCCACCGAGGCCGGCGCCGGCCACTTCGGAGTCGGCGGGGGGTCGAGGCGCAGCGTCTGGATCGCCGCCGCGGCGGAGATCAGGAAGAGCATCGAAACCAGGACCGCTCGTCGAAGGCGCGGGTTCATCCCATGGGCTCCCTGGATTTCTCTTCGGGGTAACGGATCCACTGCAGGCGCAATCCCTCGGGCGGCAGGGTCGGCCCGGCCAGCTGCCGGTCGCCGCTCTCCAGCGCCGCGCGGATCGAGTCCAGCGTCATGCGCCCGCGGCCGATCTCGGTGATCGTGCCCGCGATGATCCGCACCATGTTGTAGAGGAATCCGCTGCCGGAGATGTCGATCACGATTCGATCCTCGTTCAATGCCTGCACCTCGCAGGAGAAGATAGTGCGAATGGTACTTTCGCGCCCGTGCGATGAATGGGCGAAGGCGGCGAAGTCGTGCTCGCCCGGGAACATCGCCGCGGCGAGCTTCATCGGCCCGACCTCCATGTGATGCGGCGAGAAGTAGACCGTGCGCCGGTCGAAGATGGGGCGTGGCCGCAGGTGGTCGCCGTGCGAAACCTCGTAGCGATAGCCCTTGCCGACCGCGTCCCGAACCGGGTCGAAATCCTCCGCCGGAGGCCAGGCCTTGAGCACGCGCATGTCACCGGGCAGCCGGGTGTTCAGGGCAGCGGGCAATCTTGGAATGGGGATTCGGGTCTCGACGGTGAAGGCCACCACTTGGGCGTCTGCATGGACCCCGGCGTCGGTCCGGCTCGCCCCCGAGGTCAGCACCCGCTGCTGAAAGAGGTCGGCCAGGGCCTTGTCCAGCTCCCCCTGGACGGTTCGATAGGGGAGCTTGTCCGGGGGTTCCTGACGCTGCCAGCCGTGGAAATTGGTGCCTTCGTAGGCAATTCGAATCGCCACCTTGGGCATGGGGCATTTATAGACGAATTCACACGGTTCTTCGGTTCGGTGTCAACGGATACCCGATAACAGGCTTCCGCCGGGGCGCCAACCTGTAGTCAACGCTTCAATCGATGGTGAAAACCCTTGTAAAATCTCAATTTCCGCTTGGATATTGGTCATATAGGGCTATCTTGAGGGAGCAAGCGGTCGAACCTGTTACAGCCGTATTCGGCGGCCGCTCACCTTTTTTTGGAGAATGAAATGAAGATCGCTCTCGTCGCCCCGGTCATGATTTGCACCGCAGCGCTTTTGGCCGACATTGTCGTCGACGGAACTCTTGATGCTGATTATGGAAATGCGAAGTCCGGCCAGGTTGTGCACACCGGATTCGGCAATGCCAGCGATGGCGTGAACAGTTTCGCCAACGGCTCCGAGCTCGACGGCGGCTTCATGAAAGTCGACATCGAAAACGGCTACCTCTACCTCTTCCTCTCGGGCAACCTGGAGAGCAACTTCAACAAGCTCGAGGTCTTCATCGACAGCGTTCCCGGCGAAGGCCAGAATGTGCTTCGCAGCGACAACGCCGATGTCGACTTCAACGGCCTCAACAAGATGGGCGAGGACACCGTCAACGCCATCCAAGGCCTCAAGTTCGACGCGGATTTCGCGCCGGACTTCTACCTGACCACGACCTTGGGCGGCGATCCCATCACACAGTACGCCAACATCGCCCAGCTCCTGACGGCGGGCGGCGGTGTCGGTGCTTACATCGGCAGCGGACCCTTCGCAGGTCCGGATGCGACCAACCTGCTCGATGACACGGTCTATGGATGCCAGCTCTCGATCAACAACGCCAACACCGCCGGCGTGGGCGGAGAACTTGAATTTCCCGGCTCAGGCTGCGGCGTGGTCACCGGCATCGAGATGAAGATTCCGCTGGTCCTGCTGGGCTGGGACGGCTCCTCGGACCTCAAGGTCTGCGCGTTCATCAACGGCGGCGGACACGATTACGCCAGCAATCAATTCCTGGGCTCGCTCCCGGCCTTCAGCGGCAATCTGGGCGGCGACGGCAGCGGCGGATACATCGGCGGCTTCCCCGCTGCGCTTCGATTCGATCTCTCAACGATCGATGGCAACCAGTTCTTCAGCATGTCCGATCCGGACGCCTGCGTGGCGTGCTTCGGCGACATGGATGGATCCGGTGAAGTGGACGGCGGCGACATCGGCCTCGTGCTTCTGGACTTCGGTCCCTGCCCGGGCTGCCCGACCGATCTTGACGGATCCGGCGAAGTGGACGGCGGCGACATCGGCCTTGTGCTGCTGAGCTTCGGCGCCTGCCCCTGAGTCGGCATCGAGAGATTGAGATTGAATTCAAATCCCCCGGCTTCGAGCCGGGGGATTTTCATTTCAAGGTTCCATGGCCATCAGCGCAAAAGTTGCTTTGATTGGCGAGAAACAAGGTTCTTGAGCAAGGCGTGCTCCTGAATCGAATTGAAAAATCAAAAAACCGCTTGGATATTGGTCATACGAGGCTATCTTGAGTGAACGAGCGGTCGGACCTGTTACAGCCCTGTTCGGCGGCCGCTCACCTTTTTTTGGAGAAAGAAATGAAGATTGCTCTCGTCGCCCCGATCATGATTTGCACCGCAGCTCTTTTGGCCGACATCGTCGTCGACGGAACTCGTGACGCGGACTATGGGAACGCCAAGGCTGTCCAGAATGTGCACACCGGATTCGGCAACGCCACCGACGGCGTCAACAGTTACGCCAATGGCTCCGAGCTGGACGCGGGTTTTATCAAGATCGATTCCGACAACGGCTACCTGTACCTTTTCCTCTCCGGCAACCTTGAGAGCAACTTCAACAAGCTTGAAGTCTTCATCGACAGCATTCCCGGCGAGGGCCAGAATGTGCTTCGCAGCGACAACGCCGATGTCGACTTCAACGGCCTCAATAAGATGGGCGAGGACACCGTCAACGCCATCCAGGGGCTCAAGTTTGACGAAGGTTTCGCCCCGGACTTCTACCTGACCACGACCCTCGGCGGCGATCCCATCACGCAGTACGCCAACATCGCCCAGCTCCTG contains:
- the truA gene encoding tRNA pseudouridine(38-40) synthase TruA encodes the protein MPKVAIRIAYEGTNFHGWQRQEPPDKLPYRTVQGELDKALADLFQQRVLTSGASRTDAGVHADAQVVAFTVETRIPIPRLPAALNTRLPGDMRVLKAWPPAEDFDPVRDAVGKGYRYEVSHGDHLRPRPIFDRRTVYFSPHHMEVGPMKLAAAMFPGEHDFAAFAHSSHGRESTIRTIFSCEVQALNEDRIVIDISGSGFLYNMVRIIAGTITEIGRGRMTLDSIRAALESGDRQLAGPTLPPEGLRLQWIRYPEEKSREPMG